One Microplitis mediator isolate UGA2020A chromosome 3, iyMicMedi2.1, whole genome shotgun sequence DNA segment encodes these proteins:
- the LOC130664626 gene encoding uncharacterized protein LOC130664626, translating to MNIIMNDFQVKKNENGEYCLKSVCDYTNLSYKFFHRKFNKEYITRDELDSFLQKNKKYPEVDDFNNKLYLFEEHKWIEKVASIIKNNNFNLAIDALFIFLWTALENPIGVCIIPFVLRFMGFGGINSQFNYDKQLAEFVTFLKINEINYKLKKVPLNKFGINVSSLIFLTIDNFKNCIMLLNNCKAKEVKKYYIEFERTFNCYKNYTAKLEKQELLNKNEQLLKQNQESIKKLNEKETKVNDLIRMTSGIDNVINNIKMRNKDGYIYIATTKRYAEENLFKIGFSDNLKARLTALNTGKISAERFYYSYYKKAFNVRKVEKMIHDVLEDFRDSSKNEFFKLHYTFLSEIVNLVIKNINEPYEYVNDIIKHRLKEVYELRVIVPPEMPVVENNGLSELNFVNAFIKLIGLYGANQVSKIKRTELLSALQKELQSEFKKMEVWKIFKTQFKWKSSDIPICYGDYQITVVY from the coding sequence atgaATATCATTATGAAcgattttcaagtaaaaaaaaatgaaaatggcGAATATTGTTTAAAAAGTGTTTGTGACTACACTAATCTATCGTACAAGTTTTTCCACCGGAAATTTAACAAAGAATATATTACGAGGGATGAATTAGATtcttttcttcaaaaaaataaaaaatatcctgAAGTAGAcgattttaacaataaattatatttatttgaagaaCATAAATGGATTGAAAAAGTTGcttctataataaaaaataataattttaatttagcaATTGATGCATTATTCATATTTCTATGGACTGCTTTGGAAAATCCAATCGGTGTATGCATTATTCCTTTCGTACTGAGGTTCATGGGATTTGGTGGTATAAATTCTCAATTCAATTATGACAAGCAATTAGCAGAGtttgttacatttttaaaaattaatgaaataaactATAAACTGAAAAAAGTGCCACTAAATAAGTTTGGAATAAACGTATCatctctaatttttttaaccattgataattttaaaaattgtattatgTTGTTAAACAATTGCAAGGCAAAAGAAGTCAAAAAGTATTACATTGAATTTGAAAGAACATTCAattgctataaaaattatactgcTAAGTTAGAAAAACAAGAGctactaaataaaaatgaacaattgttaaaacaaaatcaggaatcgataaaaaaattaaatgaaaaagaaacTAAAGTGAATGATCTTATTCGTATGACTAGTGGTATTGACAACGTTATaaacaatattaaaatgaGAAATAAAGATGGCTATATTTATATTGCGACAACGAAACGATACGCTGAAGAGAATCTATTTAAAATTGGATTTTCCGATAACTTAAAAGCGCGTTTAACAGCACTGAATACTGGAAAAATTTCTGCAGAgcgtttttattattcttattataaaaaagCTTTTAATGTtagaaaagttgaaaaaatgattcatgACGTCCTAGAGGACTTTAGGGATtcttctaaaaatgaatttttcaaattacattatacttttttatccGAAATAGTTAACCTTGTTATTAAGAATATAAATGAACCATATGAATATGTCAATGACATTATTAAACATAGATTGAAAGAAGTATATGAACTACGTGTTATTGTACCACCAGAAATGCCAGTAGTAGAAAATAATGGATtatcagaattaaattttgtaaatgcTTTTATTAAACTAATTGGTCTTTATGGAGCCAACCAAGTTTCCAAAATAAAGAGGACGGAATTATTATCAGCTTTACAGAAAGAATTGCAATCTGAATTTAAGAAAATGGAAGtttggaaaatatttaaaactcaaTTTAAATGGAAGTCAAGTGATATACCAATCTGTTATGGGGATTACCAAATAACagttgtttattaa